The sequence GGCCGACCTGGGGGAGCGGGACGCCCGCTACATTCGCCGGCTCATTCGGACGCAGCGGGGCCTGGAACTGGGCAGTCGGGCGGTGCTGCTCTTCTCGCTGTTCCCGCCGGCGTGGATTGTCGGAACGGCCGGCCTGTCGGTCGCCAAGATCCTGGAGAACATGGAGATCGGGCACAACATCCTGCACGGTCAGTGGGACTGGATGCGGGACCCGAAGATTCACTCCACGACCTGGGAGTGGGACCACGTCTCCCCGGCCGAGCAGTGGAAGCACTCCCACAACGAGCTGCACCATCGCTACACCAACGTGATCGGCAAGGACAACGACCTCGGGTACGGCATCATGCGGGTCGACGAGGACCAGCGGTGGTACCCGCTCTACCTGGGGCAGCCGTTGTGGAACCTGATCAACGCCTGCTTCTTCGAGTACGGCATCGCCGCGTACGACCTGGAACTGGGGCGCAACCTGAAGAAGGGCCGGCACCGGGATCCGGCGTTCCGGGCCCGGGCCCGGGCGGTCGGCCGCAAGATCCGCCGGCAGGTCCTGAAGGACTACGTGCTGCACCCGCTGCTGTCCGGGCCGTCGTTTCTGAGCACGCTCGCCGCGACCTTCACCGCGAACCTGGTCCGTAACCTGTGGAGCCACTCCGTGATCATGTGTGGGCACTTCCCGGAGGGCGTGGAGACCTTCGAGAAGACCTCAATCGAGGGGGAGACCCGCGGCGAGTGGTACCTGCGACAGATGCTCGGCTCGGCGAACATCAGCGGTAGCCGGTTGCTGCACATCATGTCCGGTAACCTCTCCCACCAGATCGAGCACCACCTCTTCCCGGATCTGCCGAGCAACCGCTACCGGGAGGTCGTCCCGGAGGTTCGGGCGTTGTTCGACCGGTACGGCCTGAAGTACACCACGGGATCGCTGCCCCGGCAGGTCTTCTCCGCCTGGAAGAAGGTCGTCCGGCTGTCGCTGCCCGACCGCCGGCCGCGCGACCGGGCCAGCAACCGGCCGGCACCGGCGCTGCGTACGTCTGGTGCCTGAGCTGGCCTTGGTCAGGCCGGACCGTCGATGGTCACGGGGGCGGAGGAGCTCCCGCGACCTGGGCGTAGAGCTGTTCCAGCCGCTGGGTCTGCCGGCGCAGGTCGAAGTGCTCCACAACGTGTCGGCGGCCCGCCTGACCGAGCTGCTCGCGCAGCGTGTCGTTGTCGAGCAGCCGGCCGATGTTCGCCGCCAGCGCCACGCGGTCGCCCTCGGCGCCGAGTAGCCCGGTCGTGCCGTGGACGACCGCTTCCGGGATGCCGCTGTGGTACGTCGCCACCACCGGCAGACCGGCGCTCGCCGCCTCCAGAATGGTGGTGGGCAGCCCTTCCGAATCGCCGTCTGGCGCCGTCCGGGACGGTGCGGCCAGCAGCCGCGCGGCGGCCAGGTGCCGGCGCACCACCGCCGGTGGCTGCGATCCACAGAACGTGGCGTTGAGGCCGAGTTCGGCGGCGCGCGTCCGCAACGGTGCCGCGAGTGGCCCATCGCCGATGAACAGCGCGCGGGGTCGTCGGGGGCGGAGCAGCCCCAGCGCCTCGACCAGGTCGTCGACCCCCTTCTTCGCGACGAGTCGTCCGACGAAGGCGACATCCCACTCCCGCCTGGTCGCCGCGGGCGGGGGCGGGATCGGTACGCCGATGTGGTGCACGTGGACCTTCGCCGGGTCAGCCCCGAGGCTGACGGCGCGGTCCCGGATGAACCCACTGACGGCGACGACCAGGGCCGCCCGGTCAAACGCCGCCCGGAGGTTGCGTCGCTGACGGGCTCCACGTAGGCCGGGGAGCGCGGGCTGGCGGGTGACATCCTGACCGTGCACGGTAATGACCAGGGGAATGCCGAGTTCAGCGGTCGTTCGGCTGATCAGCCACCCGTCCCCGCCGAAGTGGGCGTGTACCAGCGCCGGGCGTAGCTGCCGCAGCAAGTGGGTGAGTCGGGGTGACCGGCCGGACACCTTCAGCGCGAGTAGGTCCCGCCGGTCTCGCCGCGCACTGCCGTACGCCACCGTGTCGGTGTCGCGGGACAACGCCGAGGGGACTCGCACCGCGCCGAGGTAGCTGGGCCGCCAGGTGGTCAGCGCGTCGGCCT comes from Salinispora tropica CNB-440 and encodes:
- a CDS encoding fatty acid desaturase family protein, with the translated sequence MTVIQRKPVNPIAHLTAEDIEVIGKELDAIRDRVMADLGERDARYIRRLIRTQRGLELGSRAVLLFSLFPPAWIVGTAGLSVAKILENMEIGHNILHGQWDWMRDPKIHSTTWEWDHVSPAEQWKHSHNELHHRYTNVIGKDNDLGYGIMRVDEDQRWYPLYLGQPLWNLINACFFEYGIAAYDLELGRNLKKGRHRDPAFRARARAVGRKIRRQVLKDYVLHPLLSGPSFLSTLAATFTANLVRNLWSHSVIMCGHFPEGVETFEKTSIEGETRGEWYLRQMLGSANISGSRLLHIMSGNLSHQIEHHLFPDLPSNRYREVVPEVRALFDRYGLKYTTGSLPRQVFSAWKKVVRLSLPDRRPRDRASNRPAPALRTSGA
- a CDS encoding glycosyltransferase — translated: MIWRSHLLPGSETFIRNQADALTTWRPSYLGAVRVPSALSRDTDTVAYGSARRDRRDLLALKVSGRSPRLTHLLRQLRPALVHAHFGGDGWLISRTTAELGIPLVITVHGQDVTRQPALPGLRGARQRRNLRAAFDRAALVVAVSGFIRDRAVSLGADPAKVHVHHIGVPIPPPPAATRREWDVAFVGRLVAKKGVDDLVEALGLLRPRRPRALFIGDGPLAAPLRTRAAELGLNATFCGSQPPAVVRRHLAAARLLAAPSRTAPDGDSEGLPTTILEAASAGLPVVATYHSGIPEAVVHGTTGLLGAEGDRVALAANIGRLLDNDTLREQLGQAGRRHVVEHFDLRRQTQRLEQLYAQVAGAPPPP